The nucleotide sequence ACCAACGCGGCGCGAGCGATGTGCGTGATCGAGCCGTTGAAGGTGGTGATCACCAATTGGGAGCAGGGCCGCGTCGAGACGCTGGCCGCGTCGGGCCATCCCAACCGCGACGACATGGGCGAGCGCGCCTTGCCGTTGACGCGCGAGATCTATATCGAGCAAGAGGATTTCCGCGAGCAGGCGAACAAGAAGTACAAGCGGCTGGTGCTCGGCAAGAAAGTGCGGCTGCGCAATGCCTATGTCATCGAGGCGCACGACGTGGTCAGGAACGATGCCGGTGAGATCGTCGAGGTGCACTGCACCTACGACCCCGATACCCTCGGCGCCAATCCCGCGGATGGCAGCAAGCCCAAGGGCGTCATCCACTGGGTTTCGGCCAGCCACGGCAAGCAGGCGCTGGTGCGGGTCTATGACCGCCTGTTCTCGGTCGAGAACCCGGGCCGCGAGGACGATCTGCTCGACGGGCTGAATCCGTTGTCCCTGAGCGTGCATCCCGGCTGCTGGATCGAGCCGGGTGCGGCCGAGGTCGCGCCGGAAACCCGGCTGCAGTTCGAGCGCACCGGCTATTTCGTCGCCGATCGCTACGACCACTCGCCGGGGGCGCCGGTGTTCAATCGCGTGGTCGCCCTGCGCGACACCTGGGCCAAGATCGAAGCACGCGGCGAATCGTGAGCCCGGCGGGCGGCACGGATCGGCGGTGACGCGCGGACTTGGCCGGTGTGTCCGTGGCCGGATCGCCGGATCGAGCGGGCGGCGATCATGCGCGATCAAGGCCGGTCCCGCGCCCGTCTGAAAACCGGTATCCTGCCGGGCTTTGCCGGATCACATCGGGGGATCGATCGCCATGGCCATGACCGACTGGGACGCATGCGGACAGCGGCTGGGCGCCGGCATGGAGGCCCTGGGTATGGCGGGCGCCGGCGATGTCCGCGATCGTCTGGTCGCTTATCTGCGCGAACTGAACACCTGGAACGCCACCTATAACCTCACTGCCGTGCGTGACCCGGAGGCGATGGTCACGCGGCATCTGCTGGATTGTCTGGCCATTGCCGATTTCGTGGTGGGGGCGAACCTCGCCGATGTCGGCGCCGGGCCGGGGTTGCCGGGGCTGGTGCTGGCGATCGCCCGGCCGCGGCTCGCGGTCACGCTGGTGGAATCGAACCGCAAGAAGGCCACGTTTCTGCGCCATGTGCGCCGCCAGCTCGGATTGGAGCGCGTCGATGTGGTCCAGTCGCGGGTCGAGGACTTCCGGCCGCCGCAGCGTTTCGACTGCGTGGTCACGCGAGCGTTCGCCACCGCCGGCGACACGGTGCGCGGCGCCGGCCATCTGATCGCGCCGGGCGGGCGTTTCGTGCTCATGAAGGGGCGCGACCCGGCTGCCGAAATGGATGACCTGCCGCTGGACTTTCGGCATGTCGAAACCGTGCGCGTGACCGTGCCGGGGCTCGGTGCGGAGCGACATGTCGCGATTCTCGAGCCCGGGCTGATCTAGGCGGTGCGCGCGGGGCGGCCCCGGCCTGTTCCCGCATACGATAAACTCGTTTCGCACACGACTCGGGGCCATTTAACCCGGCGCCAACCGCCAGGCTGTTTTTATGAGCAACATCATCGCCATAGCCAACCAGAAGGGCGGTGTGGGCAAGACCACCACCGCCATCAATCTGGCCGCCGCGCTGGCCGAGGCCGAGCAACGCGTGCTGCTGGTCGACATGGATGCCCAGGGCAACGCCACCATGGGCGTGGGCGTGGACAAGAACGCGCTCGAGGCAACGGTGTGCGATTTCCTGCTCGGCGACAAGGGCGTGGCGGAGGCGCTGGAAGTCGTCGCCGATGGCAAGTTTTACCTGTTGGGCGCCAACGGCGACATGACGGCGGCCGAAGTGGGGCTGCGCGAGCGCGGCGGCGGACGGTCCGCGTTGAAGGACGCGCTGTCCTCGATCGCCGACAGCTTCGATTATGTCGTCATTGACTGTCCGCCGGCGCTGTCCATGCTCACGGTCAATGCGCTGGTCGCCGCGCGCGGGGTAATCATCCCCATGCAGTGTGAATATTACGCACTGGAAGGGCTCTCGGCGCTGCTCGAGACGATCGACAGCGTGCGCCAGCGGATCAATCCCGAGCTGGCCGTCGAGGGCGTGTTGCGTACCATGTATGACGGGCGCAACCGCCTGACCGGCGATGTCTCGGCCCAGTTGGTCAATTATTTCGGCGATTCCGTCTACAAGACCGTGATCCCGCGCAACGTCCGCCTGGCCGAGGCGCCGAGTCATGGTTTGTCGGTGCTCGAATACGACAGCAGCGCCACCGGCTCGACCGCTTACCGGGCGTTGGCTGCCGAATTGCTGGGTCGCGACGACAACGAAGTGGTCGACGCGCCGACCGGCGGCGCCCGGCGTGCGGTATCCTCGTTGTTCGGGCGCCGGCGCAGGAGCTAGCGCCGGGCGCGCGAACCGCGGCAGGCATGGCTGCGGGGATCGGCCGGATCACGGCCGGGGCGTGTTTATTACAATGGATTGCAACAGCCGATCGGGCCATCGCCGTGCCGTATGAGGCGCGGCGGGGCCGGACCACCAGGGCGATGCTTATGGCACAGAAGAAGCGGGGCCTCGGCCGGGGCCTGGAATCCCTGCTTGCGAACGACTACGAACAGGCGGCGGCGTCCGGCGCCCTGACCGAGGTCGCGCTGGACGATTTGTCGCCCGGCCGCTATCAGCCGCGCCGCGACATGGACGCCGACGCGCTGGAAGCGCTGGCGGCCTCGATCCGGGCCCAGGGCGTGGTGCAGCCGCTGGTCGTGCGCCGGCGCGACGACGACCCGCAGCGCTACGAGATCATCGCCGGCGAGCGGCGCTGGCGGGCGTCGCGCATGGCCGGGCTGGCCACGGTGCCGGCGGTGGTGCGCGAGCTCGCCGACGATGCGGCCATGGCGATCGCGCTGATCGAGAATATCCAGCGCGAGGACCTCAATCCCCTGGAAATTTCGGCAGCGCTCAAGCGCCTGATCGAGGAATACGGCATGACCCATGCCGCCTGCGCCGAAGCGGTCGGGCGGTCGCGGGCGTCGGTGTCCAATCTGTTACGGCTGGCGGATCTCAATGTCGATGTAGCCGATCGTCTGCGTGCCGGCGAGATCGAGATGGGGCACGCCCGGGCGCTGCTCGCCCTGACCGGCGACGACCAGTCCCGGGCGGCCGAGCGCGTCGTCGCGCGGCGGCTGACGGTGCGTCAGACCGAGTCGCTGGTGCGAACCCTGCTCTCCGGCGAAACCCCTGCCGCGCCGCAACCCGAACGCGACGCGACCGTGGAACGGCTCGAGTCGAGCCTGGCGAGACGGCTGGAGGCCGGGGTGCGCATCGAGCCCGATCGCCGCGGCGGTGGCCGCGTCGTCATCCGCTATAAATCGGCCGAGGAGCTCGATGCGCTCGTGGGGCGCTTCGACTGACACCATCCCGGCGTGACATCGGGGCCGTTCTGGTAGCGATGTGGCTGTCATGCACATGGAGTGTGCGCGTAACTGCGCGCCAACTGGAGCGAACTTGCAATTTCTTCAATGCGGTCCGAAAAATTGTTGAAATGCGTGAGTGAAACAAGGTAGCCTCGCGGCTCAAACAAAGGGAATAGCGCGTCCAGGAACGCAGCCTCAGCGAGCGACAATCGATGCGAAATGTTGTGACTCGATTGCTGCTCATGCAGTCGGTCGCCGCTGTATGTGTGGCGATCCTGGTCAGCGTGATTTATGGGAGTAGCGCTGCCGTAGCCGCGATCTACGGTGGGCTTGTCGCTTTGATCATGACGTTGATGCTGGCCTGGCGAATCGGTCAGGCGTCGCGCTCGGACACCGCCATGCGATGGCTGGTGCTGGGTGCGGCTGAGCGTATGATCATGGTATGTATCGCGTTCGCGGTCGGAATCGGTGCGATCGGCTTTGTGCCGGTGCCGATGCTGATCGGGTTCGGCGGGGCTCAGCTGGCCTACTACCTGGCGGCCGGGCCGTTACGTCGATACATGCTCGAATTGATGGGAAGACGATACGATGGCCAATAGCGGCAGCGGTTCGGCTGAATACATCAGGCATCATCTCACCGACTGGTGTGTTGGCTGCGGGGCCGATCACCAGCCGTCCGGGCTGCTTGATTTCGGCGCCTTCACGATTGATCTGATCATTGTCGGGCTGATCTGCGCCGGTCTGGTGGCGTTGCTCGCGCTGTTCGTGCGCAAGCGGTTGACCGTCGAGGATCCGAGCGGCATTCAGATGGCCATGGAAGCTGGCGTGGAATACGTCAGCGACCAGGTGGGTCAGGTCTTCCACAAGCGCAACGATTTTGTTGGCGCGATGGCACTGACCATCTTTCTGTGGGTCACCGTGATGAATCTGAATGACCTCATCCCGGTTGATCTCGTGCCGAGTGTACTGGGTGCCATCGGTCATCTGCTCGGCTTCGAGCATGTATATTTCCGTATTCTGCCTACCGCTGCGCTGGATACACCGTTTGCGATGGCGATAGTCGTGTTCGTGATCATGGTGTACTACCAGCTGCGTGCCAACGGCATGAAGGGCTATGTGAAGCGGTTCCTGACGCATCCATATGGTAAATACGCGGCCCCTGCGAACATCCTCACAACGTTGATCGATGACTTGTCCAAGCCGGTCAGCCTGGCGCTGCGACTGTTCGGTAACATGTTCGCCGGTGAACTGATCTTTGCCTTGCTGGCGATGCTCACGCTTTCCGCCCTGTCGCCGCCGAGCGCGATGGTGGCGGTGTGGGCGCCGCTACACTTTGTGGGCGGTTTCGTCTGGAGTGTGTTCGATCTGCTGATCTGCGTTCTGCAAGCCTTTATCTTTGCGGTGCTGTCAATCGTCTATTTGGGGATGGCGCAGCAGACGGATCACTGACAAGGTTTCACCCGTCGGGCGTTCCCCGGCGTCGTTACCGCCGGCCGCCGGAGCACGCGGCCGGAGAGCCACAGTCACGCCGGCAGATCTCCACGAGTTGTCGGCATCGGGTGTCGCGCCGGCCGCCGTGCCGGCAAGAGGAAACGGGTCGCGAGATCCGAACATCGCTGGGACGGGGTCGCACAGGGAAGCCGATCTCGTCCATCGTTAAGCCAAGAAACGTCGATAAGGAGTAGCAATCGTGCATTCGGATCCACAACAAATTGCTGAGATCGTCGCCGCGACGGCCGTCGCCGTGGGTCTCATGCTGGCCGCCGCCGGTCTCGGCTCGGCGATCGGCTGGGGCCTGATCACCTCGAAGGCGCTGGAAGGCATCGCCCGGCAGCCGGAGATGCGTCCGCAGCTGATGGTCAACATGTTCATCTTCGCCGGCCTCATGGAATCCTTCCCGTTCATCCTGTTCGGTGTGGCCATGTGGTTCCTGTTCGCCAACCCGTTTGTGGGTACGCTGTCTAGCCTGGCCGGCGGTTAAGCCCGGAGCGCGTCATGGTCGCTATTACCGGAACACTGTTCGTCCAGATACTGGTCTTTCTGGCCCTCGTCTTCTTTGTCAAGAAGGTGCTATGGGGGCCGGTGACGAAGACGATCGACGAGCGTCGCCAGAAGATCAGCGAAGGTCTGGCCGCGGCGGAACGCGGTCGGCTCGAACTCGACGAGGCCGTCAAGGAGGCCGAGTCGCGTCTGGCCAAGGCGCAGGAAGAAGCCCGCGAGCTGCTCGCCAATGCGCAGCGTCAGGCCAACGAGACGCTCGACAAGGCGCGCAACGATGCGCGCGCCGAAGGCGATCGCATCGTTGCGGCCGCCCGTGAAGAGATCGATCAGGCCGTGGCTTCCGCCAAGGAAGAGCTGCGTCGCGAAGTCGGCGAACTCGCGGTCACGGGTGCCGAGCGCATCCTCAAGCGCGAGATCGACGCCCAGGCGCACAACGACATCATCGACGACCTCGTGGCGGAGATCCGATAGTCATGGCTGAGCGCTACACCCTGGCCCGGCCCTACGCCGAGGCGGTCTACGAATTGGCTCAGGCATCCGGCGGCGACGGCTTGTCGCAATGGTCGGATGCGCTGGCCGCGTTGTCCGCCATCGTCGCCAACGAGTCGGTCGCTGCGCTGATGAACAATCCGCGTGTCTCCGACACGGTACTCGCCGAGGCCATCATCGAAACCGGCGCGGCCGACTTCGGTGATCAGGCGCGTAATTTCGTGCGGCTGTTGATCGACAACAATCGATTGTCGTTGGCGCCGGAGATTGCGGAGCTGTTCGAGACCGAGCGCGCGGCGGCCGAGGATCGGCTCGACGTGGAGATCACCTCGGCCGTGGCATTGTCCGAGGGCCAGCGCACGGCATTCGGTCAGGCGCTCGAGAAGCATTTCAACCGCCGTATCTCGATGACGTTCGCCGAGGACGATTCGGTCATCGGTGGTGCGGTGATTCGCGCCGGTGACCTCGTGATCGACGGTTCGTTGACAGCCCAGCTCGCGCGAATGCGCCAGTCTCTCGCCCATTAAGGTGGACGCCGTCGCGTGGCGCACGCGGCGAGAAGGATAAAGAGGAAGACATCAATGCAACTCAATCCGGCGGAAATTTCGGATCTGATCAAGCAACGGATCGAGAACTTCGAGACCGTCACCGAATCGCGCAATGTCGGCACGCTGGTAAGCCTGGCCGACGGCATCGCCCGTATCCACGGGCTGGCGAACGCGATGCAGGGCGAGATGCTCGAATTCCCCGGCGGCACCTACGGGCTGGCGCTCAACC is from Salinisphaera sp. LB1 and encodes:
- the rsmG gene encoding 16S rRNA (guanine(527)-N(7))-methyltransferase RsmG — protein: MAMTDWDACGQRLGAGMEALGMAGAGDVRDRLVAYLRELNTWNATYNLTAVRDPEAMVTRHLLDCLAIADFVVGANLADVGAGPGLPGLVLAIARPRLAVTLVESNRKKATFLRHVRRQLGLERVDVVQSRVEDFRPPQRFDCVVTRAFATAGDTVRGAGHLIAPGGRFVLMKGRDPAAEMDDLPLDFRHVETVRVTVPGLGAERHVAILEPGLI
- a CDS encoding ParA family protein, which gives rise to MSNIIAIANQKGGVGKTTTAINLAAALAEAEQRVLLVDMDAQGNATMGVGVDKNALEATVCDFLLGDKGVAEALEVVADGKFYLLGANGDMTAAEVGLRERGGGRSALKDALSSIADSFDYVVIDCPPALSMLTVNALVAARGVIIPMQCEYYALEGLSALLETIDSVRQRINPELAVEGVLRTMYDGRNRLTGDVSAQLVNYFGDSVYKTVIPRNVRLAEAPSHGLSVLEYDSSATGSTAYRALAAELLGRDDNEVVDAPTGGARRAVSSLFGRRRRS
- a CDS encoding ParB/RepB/Spo0J family partition protein gives rise to the protein MAQKKRGLGRGLESLLANDYEQAAASGALTEVALDDLSPGRYQPRRDMDADALEALAASIRAQGVVQPLVVRRRDDDPQRYEIIAGERRWRASRMAGLATVPAVVRELADDAAMAIALIENIQREDLNPLEISAALKRLIEEYGMTHAACAEAVGRSRASVSNLLRLADLNVDVADRLRAGEIEMGHARALLALTGDDQSRAAERVVARRLTVRQTESLVRTLLSGETPAAPQPERDATVERLESSLARRLEAGVRIEPDRRGGGRVVIRYKSAEELDALVGRFD
- a CDS encoding ATP synthase subunit I, coding for MTRLLLMQSVAAVCVAILVSVIYGSSAAVAAIYGGLVALIMTLMLAWRIGQASRSDTAMRWLVLGAAERMIMVCIAFAVGIGAIGFVPVPMLIGFGGAQLAYYLAAGPLRRYMLELMGRRYDGQ
- the atpB gene encoding F0F1 ATP synthase subunit A, giving the protein MANSGSGSAEYIRHHLTDWCVGCGADHQPSGLLDFGAFTIDLIIVGLICAGLVALLALFVRKRLTVEDPSGIQMAMEAGVEYVSDQVGQVFHKRNDFVGAMALTIFLWVTVMNLNDLIPVDLVPSVLGAIGHLLGFEHVYFRILPTAALDTPFAMAIVVFVIMVYYQLRANGMKGYVKRFLTHPYGKYAAPANILTTLIDDLSKPVSLALRLFGNMFAGELIFALLAMLTLSALSPPSAMVAVWAPLHFVGGFVWSVFDLLICVLQAFIFAVLSIVYLGMAQQTDH
- the atpE gene encoding F0F1 ATP synthase subunit C — encoded protein: MHSDPQQIAEIVAATAVAVGLMLAAAGLGSAIGWGLITSKALEGIARQPEMRPQLMVNMFIFAGLMESFPFILFGVAMWFLFANPFVGTLSSLAGG
- a CDS encoding F0F1 ATP synthase subunit B, whose amino-acid sequence is MVAITGTLFVQILVFLALVFFVKKVLWGPVTKTIDERRQKISEGLAAAERGRLELDEAVKEAESRLAKAQEEARELLANAQRQANETLDKARNDARAEGDRIVAAAREEIDQAVASAKEELRREVGELAVTGAERILKREIDAQAHNDIIDDLVAEIR
- a CDS encoding F0F1 ATP synthase subunit delta — its product is MAERYTLARPYAEAVYELAQASGGDGLSQWSDALAALSAIVANESVAALMNNPRVSDTVLAEAIIETGAADFGDQARNFVRLLIDNNRLSLAPEIAELFETERAAAEDRLDVEITSAVALSEGQRTAFGQALEKHFNRRISMTFAEDDSVIGGAVIRAGDLVIDGSLTAQLARMRQSLAH